The Nocardioides zeae genome includes the window CGCCCGGGTGGGCGAGCGCGTCGAGCTCCGCGAGGCGTCGGGTCGCCTCCTCGCGGGTCGCGCCGAGCACGACGTCGACCTCGCCCAGCACGCGCAGCGGTGGCTCCGCGCGCCCGGCCGCGGCCTCCGCCGCGCGCACGCGGGCGACGGAGCCGGCCGCGTCGTCGCCCGGGTACGGCGCGTCCGGGGTCACCAGCACCACGTCCGCCGCCGCCGCGGCGAGCGCGAACGCGCGCGGGTCGTGAGCGAGCACCAGCACCGGGGGACGGCCCTGGGGTGAGCGCGGCACGATCGAGGGACCCTTCACCGCGAGGTGGTCCCCCACGAAGTCGATGTGGTGCAGCCGGTCCCGGTCGACGAAGCGTCCCGTCGTCGCGTCACGGATCTCGGCGTCGTCCTCCCAGCTGTCCCACAGGCGACCGAGCACCTCGGCGACCTCGCCCGCGTCGGCGAACACCTCGTCCCGCGCGGCGAGCGAGAGGGGGGCGTCGCGGGTCGCGGTCTCGAGCGGCGGGAGGTCCCGCCGACCCAGCAGGCGCGCCCGGGTGCGCGTGGCGTCCGCCCGGAGCCGCACCCCGGCGCGACCGAGCGAGGCGTGGTCGAGGGTGGCCACGGCGGTGGCGACGTGGAACGGCTCGGTGTGCGTGGTGACGACGCTCGGGACGAGCGCCACCCGACGGGTCGACGGGGCGAGCGCGCTCGCGAGGAGCACCGGCTCCGGCGCCACGCGCAGTCGGTCCGCGCGCGCCGCGGGCTCGCCGTACCCGTCGCCGGGGATCCCGAACGGGTCCTCCCAGGTGACGACGTCGACGCCGGCGTCGTCGAGCGGCAGCACGAGGTCGCGCCAGTACGCCGCGGTCGCCGACCGCCGCGCCTCCTCGGGGCTCCGTCGCCAGGCGCCGGGGTGCCACCCGACGCCGTCCAGCGCCACGGCGACCACGGGAGTGCCCACCGGGTCGCTCACCGGTGCTCCTGCGGTGTCACCAGCACGAGGCTCGTCGTCGTGCGGAGCGCGAACCCGAGGTGCTCGTACAGCCGGATCGCCCGCCTGTTGTCGGCGCCGGTGTGCAGCAGCACCCGCTCTCCGCGCGCGACCAC containing:
- a CDS encoding LLM class flavin-dependent oxidoreductase — translated: MSDPVGTPVVAVALDGVGWHPGAWRRSPEEARRSATAAYWRDLVLPLDDAGVDVVTWEDPFGIPGDGYGEPAARADRLRVAPEPVLLASALAPSTRRVALVPSVVTTHTEPFHVATAVATLDHASLGRAGVRLRADATRTRARLLGRRDLPPLETATRDAPLSLAARDEVFADAGEVAEVLGRLWDSWEDDAEIRDATTGRFVDRDRLHHIDFVGDHLAVKGPSIVPRSPQGRPPVLVLAHDPRAFALAAAAADVVLVTPDAPYPGDDAAGSVARVRAAEAAAGRAEPPLRVLGEVDVVLGATREEATRRLAELDALAHPGGGAWRSDAVVVVGTPVDLLARADTWRAAGLDGLRLRPAEHAVDLPLLLEHVLPHLVDAGRPVLTLRERLGLERPRSRYAAPTREDAS